The Mixophyes fleayi isolate aMixFle1 chromosome 1, aMixFle1.hap1, whole genome shotgun sequence genome includes a region encoding these proteins:
- the LOC142113426 gene encoding E3 ubiquitin-protein ligase RNF103 isoform X1 encodes MWLKLFLLLLYFLILFVLARFFETIVWYETGIFASQLVDPVTLSFHQLKTILECRGLGYAGLPEKRDVRELVEKSGDLMEGELYSALKEEEALEAGSSTNFSGEMHFYELVEDTKDGIWLVQVIANDRSPLVSRVHWEKMVKKVTKFGIRTGTFNCSSDPRYCRKRGWMRSTLIMSVPQTSTSKGKVMLKEYSGRKIETEHIFKWITAHAASRIKTIYNSEHLKQEWDKSDQYKVKLYLFANLDQPPAFFSALSVKFTGRVEFIFVNVGHWDNTSYMAEIGISRMPSYVLKTPEGIYKYGNNTGEYVSLHAMDSFLRTLQPEVNDLFVLSLVLVNLMAWMDLFITQGATIKRFVVLISTLGTYNSLLIISWLPVLGFLQLPYLDSFYEYSLKLLRYSNTTTLASWVRADWMFYSSHPALFLGTYLGHGLLIDYFEKKRRRNNNADEVNANNLEWLSSLWDWYTSYLIHPIASFHHFPNNSDWDEDPELFLERLAFPDLWLHPLIPTDYIKNLPTWQFQSHSHHAEEDLSESSPESDSDSESEQRNGLTCKSHLLEGVHTSCCTDKPSSDCAGQTCSCVDTQSQGSPCGRNDGSYGTKDSVEPNWSTWPENMLHCSECVVCLENFENGSLLMGLPCGHVFHQNCIVMWLVGGRHCCPVCRWASYKKKHRTHPSSMSSSPSS; translated from the exons ATGTGGCTGAAGTTGTTTCTTCTGCTCCTCTACTTCCTAATCCTCTTCGTGCTGGCAAGGTTTTTTGAGACCATAGTATGGTATGAGACGGGCATCTTTGCCAGCCAGCTGGTGGACCCAGTGACGCTAAGCTTTCACCAGCTGAAGACCATCCTGGAATGCCGAGGATTGGGGTACGCGGGGCTCCCAGAGAAGAGAGATGTCCGAGAACTGGTGGAAAAATCGG GGGATCTCATGGAAGGAGAGTTGTACTCTGCCCTTAAAGAAGAGGAGGCCTTGGAAGCCGGATCCAGCACTAACTTCAGTGGAGAAATGCACTTTTATGAGCTGGTGGAGGATACAAAAGATGGCATCTGGCTGGTGCAG GTGATTGCAAATGACAGAAGTCCTCTTGTGAGCAGAGTCCACTGGGAGAAAATGGTGAAAAAAGTGACCAAATTCGGCATCCGTACGGGAACCTTCAACTGCTCGAGTGATCCCAG ATACTGCAGAAAGAGAGGATGGATGAGATCGACCCTCATTATGTCAGTGCCTCAAACCAGCACGTCGAAGGGAAAAGTCATGCTCAAAGAGTACAGCGGACGTAAGATTGAGACGGAGCATATTTTCAAGTGGATAACTGCGCACGCTGCCTCTCGGATCAAGACCATTTATAACTCTGAGCATCTAAAGCAGGAGTGGGACAAAAGTGACCAGTACAAGGTCAAGCTTTACCTGTTTGCAAATCTTGACCAGCCTCCGGCTTTCTTCTCCGCGCTGAGCGTCAAGTTTACCGGGAGAGTAGAATTCATCTTTGTCAATGTCGGGCACTGGGACAATACGAGTTACATGGCAGAGATCGGCATATCCAGAATGCCATCCTACGTTTTGAAAACTCCAGAGGGAATATACAAGTATGGGAATAACACTGGAGAATATGTCTCCCTTCATGCCATGGATTCCTTTCTCCGCACTTTACAGCCGGAAGTCAATGACTTGTTTGTGCTCAGCCTGGTTTTGGTCAACCTCATGGCCTGGATGGACTTATTTATCACCCAAGGAGCCACCATAAAGAGATTCGTGGTTCTGATCAGCACTTTAGGGACATACAATTCCCTGCTCATTATTTCCTGGCTACCAGTTTTGGGCTTTCTGCAGCTTCCTTATCTCGACAGCTTCTACGAGTACAGCCTCAAACTGCTCCGGTATTCCAACACCACAACATTGGCGTCATGGGTAAGAGCCGACTGGATGTTCTATTCTTCTCATCCTGCACTGTTCCTAGGCACTTATCTCGGTCATGGTTTGCTCATCGATTACTTTGAGAAGAAGAGACGGCGTAACAACAACGCAGACGAAGTTAACGCCAATAACCTGGAGTGGCTCTCCAGTCTCTGGGATTGGTACACCAGCTACTTGATCCACCCAATTGCTTCTTTTCACCACTTTCCCAACAACTCTGACTGGGATGAAGACCCAGAGCTCTTCCTCGAGCGTTTAGCGTTTCCTGATTTATGGCTTCATCCTCTCATCCCTACGGATTACATAAAAAATCTACCAACCTGGCAGTTCCAGTCTCATAGCCATCATGCAGAAGAAGACCTTTCCGAAAGCTCACCAGAAAGTGACAGTGACTCCGAATCCGAGCAGCGTAATGGTCTAACTTGTAAGAGTCACCTACTTGAAGGGGTCCATACCAGTTGTTGTACAGACAAGCCTTCATCAGACTGCGCTGGCCAGACTTGCTCATGTGTCGACACACAAAGCCAAGGTAGCCCATGCGGAAGAAACGATGGGTCCTATGGCACCAAGGACAGCGTTGAACCAAACTGGTCCACATGGCCGGAAAACATGTTGCACTGTTCAGAATGTGTTGTGTGTCTAGAGAATTTTGAAAATGGCTCTCTGCTTATGGGTCTACCATGTGGTCATGTGTTCCACCAAAACTGCATTGTAATGTGGTTGGTGGGTGGTAGACACTGCTGCCCAGTTTGTCGCTGGGCATCCTACAAAAAGAAACATCGCACTCATCCGTCATCTATGTCAAGTTCCCCCTCTTCTTAG